Proteins from a genomic interval of Phoenix dactylifera cultivar Barhee BC4 unplaced genomic scaffold, palm_55x_up_171113_PBpolish2nd_filt_p 000484F, whole genome shotgun sequence:
- the LOC120106175 gene encoding receptor-like protein EIX2 gives MESCSDKYKEIHLLHLTAAKFMDLKGTQLLLLFFAFLCSQVRKLNGDSIPGCMLIERNALLGFKAGLKDPTNRLSSWVGHDCCTWEGVACDNPTGHVVKLDLQNPHQFSDTGDLLLYNKWSLGGELRPSLLGLKHLNYLDLSMNNFGGVRIPEFVGSFRQLKYLNLSNAGLGGLIPHQLGNLSSLQYLDLVNELYFIDSVREFSIDNALWISHLSSLRYLNMTGVKFRDSAHWLQALNMLPSIAEVRLSDCDIKAIPVSLPHVNFTSLSVLDLSSNFINSTMPGWLFNISRLEHLDLRFNDIRGIIPPAIKNLASLNFLDLSGNQFLEGKIPGALWGLCKLQHLGLSRINISKNLHELDEVFTGCIKNSLETLHMWDTQLSGYLPDLLGDFRMLKSLDLSSNSISGSLPASIGRLAGLAELVSLDLSSNSLEGVMSEEHFANFTKLNFLGLSGNQLILNLTSDWIPPFQLQTLYISSCKLGPQFPAWLGTQENIHSLDSSGNGISCTLPDWFWRSFFQHIDYLDISSNGITGALPNFYSSTIQILDLSNNSFSAVIHPGIGKSMPHLKFLLLSANNLSGEIPLSFCQPDFWVLDLSKNHLLGELPNCWNHSSPITVMDFSSNSLSGSIPPSICQIPYLESLHLSNNNLSGELPLSLKSCVNLCTLDLGQNAFIGTIPTGIGESLLSLSILRLRSNKLVGNIPPNLSRLSALQILDLANNNLSGTIPSSFGNFTAMKVLRGTNGNISDYMNYNENLQVTMKGSDNEFSTFILLVIAMDLSGNNLSGKIPEELANLFGLVSLNLSGNHLTGEITKKISALRQLQSLDLSRNNLYGRIPSSMIALTFLSYLNLSYNNLSGKIPLGNQLQTFIDPSIYAGNPGLCGFPLAQKCKDDKTNQGPNAVGGDKQNDNAMDEEASEIERLYMSMGLGFAVGLWAVFGPLLFNRKWTEAYFRLIDQVYDMVYVTLAVTFNRFKEHNAAA, from the coding sequence ATGGAATCTTGTTCAGATAAATATAAGGAGATCCATCTACTCCATCTCACAGCCGCTAAATTCATGGATCTAAAAGGAACCCAGCTTCTACTTTTGTTCTTTGCTTTTCTGTGCTCTCAAGTGAGAAAACTCAATGGAGATTCAATCCCAGGCTGCATGCTGATTGAAAGGAATGCTCTTCTTGGGTTCAAAGCAGGCCTTAAAGATCCCACCAACAGGCTATCTTCTTGGGTCGGTCACGACTGCTGCACATGGGAAGGCGTGGCTTGTGACAACCCGACTGGCCACGTTGTCAAGCTAGACCTCCAAAACCCACACCAATTCTCGGACACTGGCGATCTGCTTCTTTACAACAAGTGGTCCTTGGGAGGTGAGTTGAGGCCTTCCTTACTTGGTCTGAAGCACCTGAATTACCTTGACTTAAGCATGAATAACTTTGGAGGAGTTCGCATCCCAGAATTCGTGGGCTCATTCCGTCAGCTCAAATATCTTAACCTCTCCAATGCTGGTTTGGGTGGACTTATCCCACACCAGCTTGGGAATCTATCGAGCCTCCAATATCTTGATCTCGTCAATGAACTCTACTTTATAGATTCTGTTCGTGAATTCAGCATTGATAATGCCCTCTGGATTTCTCATCTTTCTTCTCTACGATATCTGAATATGACGGGTGTGAAATTCAGAGATAGTGCTCACTGGCTGCAAGCACTAAACATGCTCCCTTCTATTGCTGAGGTACGCTTATCCGATTGTGACATCAAGGCCATTCCAGTCTCTCTTCCTCATGTGAATTTTACTTCACTCTCTGTTCTTGATCTTTCTTCGAATTTCATTAATTCGACGATGCCTGGTTGGTTGTTCAACATAAGTAGACTTGAGCACCTTGATCTCAGATTCAATGATATTCGGGGCATCATTCCGCCTGCAATTAAGAATCTAGCTTCGCTCAATTTCCTTGATTTATCCGGCAATCAATTTCTCGAAGGCAAAATCCCGGGTGCACTTTGGGGTCTGTGTAAGCTGCAGCATTTAGGATTGTCACGGATTAATATCAGCAAAAATTTgcatgaacttgatgaagtgtTTACGGGATGCATCAAGAACAGCTTGGAGACTCTGCACATGTGGGACACCCAGCTTAGCGGTTATTTGCCAGACTTGTTGGGGGACTTTAGAATGCTCAAATCTCTCGATTTGAGTTCCAACTCAATTTCAGGTTCTCTTCCTGCATCAATTGGAAGGCTTGCGGGACTTGCGGAGCTAGTTTCATTAGACCTTAGCTCGAACTCTTTGGAGGGTGTCATGTCTGAAGAACACTTTGCCAATTTCACCAAATTGAATTTTCTAGGCTTGTCAGGCAACCAATTAATTCTGAATCTGACGTCTGATTGGATCCCCCCTTTCCAGCTTCAAACGTTATATATTAGTTCTTGCAAGCTGGGACCACAATTCCCAGCATGGCTCGGGACGCAAGAAAATATTCACTCTCTAGACTCGTCTGGTAATGGAATTTCATGCACTCTGCCAGATTGGTTTTGGAGGTCATTTTTCCAGCACATAGATTACTTGGATATCTCCAGCAATGGAATCACCGGTGCTTTGCCAAATTTTTATTCTTCTACTATACAGATACTAGACCTATCAAACAATTCATTTTCAGCAGTGATTCATCCTGGTATTGGCAAAAGTATGCCTCATTTGAAATTTCTCTTGCTTTCCGCAAATAATTTAAGCGGTGAAATTCCCTTGTCTTTTTGTCAGCCCGACTTTTGGGTTCTTGATCTTTCAAAAAATCACTTGTTGGGTGAGCTCCCTAATTGCTGGAACCACTCTTCCCCTATCACTGTCATGGATTTTTCAAGCAACAGTCTATCTGGAAGCATTCCTCCGTCAATCTGTCAAATACCATATCTCGAGTCATTGCATTTGAGTAACAATAATCTATCAGGAGAACTCCCATTATCCTTGAAGAGTTGTGTGAATTTATGCACTCTTGATCTTGGACAGAATGCATTCATCGGCACAATACCTACTGGGATAGGAGAAAGTTTGTTGTCCTTGAGTATCCTTCGCTTACGATCAAACAAGCTTGTTGGAAATAttcctcctaatctatcaagactAAGTGCTCTTCAAATCCTGGATCTTGCTAATAACAATTTATCAGGAACCATTCCTTCGAGCTTTGGGAACTTCACTGCCATGAAAGTGTTACGGGGGACTAATGGAAATATTTCAGATTATATGAATTACAATGAAAATTTGCAAGTGACCATGAAAGGAAGTGACAATGAGTTTTCCACATTCATTTTACTTGTGATTGCTATGGACCTTTCAGGCAATAACTTATCTGGTAAAATTCCAGAAGAACTGGCCAACCTTTTTGGACTAGTGAGCTTAAACTTGTCTGGAAATCATCTGACAGGAGAGATCACAAAAAAAATCAGTGCATTACGACAGTTGCAGTCACTTGACTTATCAAGAAACAACCTTTACGGTAGAATTCCTTCAAGCATGATTGCCCTAACCTTTTTGAGTTACTTGAACTTATCATACAAcaacttgtcaggaaaaattCCATTAGGTAATCAGCTTCAAACCTTCATTGACCCATCTATCTACGCTGGTAATCCTGGTCTTTGTGGGTTCCCATTAGCTCAAAAGTGCAAAGATGACAAGACAAATCAAGGTCCAAATGCTGTTGGAGGGGATAAACAAaatgataatgccatggatGAAGAAGCATCTGAAATCGAGCGGTTGTATATGAGCATGGGGCTAGGATTCGCAGTTGGTTTATGGGCCGTTTTTGGTCCATTATTATTCAACAGAAAATGGACAGAAGCCTATTTTCGACTTATAGATCAAGTTTATGATATGGTTTACGTGACCCTGGCAGTGACTTTCAATAGGTTTAAAGAGCACAATGCTGCAGCATGA